The Lysobacter gummosus genome includes a region encoding these proteins:
- the cyoD gene encoding cytochrome o ubiquinol oxidase subunit IV: MSDQANQGDVPINQPHLVKPHLGGYAAGFAFAVILTAVPFAVAGYDLLDRRSTLLLIALFAAIQAAVHVRFFLHWSGRRTPVEATIALVFTTLVIAIMIGGGSWVMSDLHHRMMP; the protein is encoded by the coding sequence ATGAGCGATCAAGCCAATCAGGGCGATGTGCCGATTAATCAACCACATCTGGTCAAGCCGCATTTGGGCGGTTATGCGGCCGGATTCGCATTCGCCGTGATCTTGACGGCGGTGCCGTTCGCTGTCGCGGGCTACGATCTTTTGGACCGGCGCTCGACGCTACTGCTAATCGCCCTGTTCGCGGCTATTCAGGCGGCGGTCCATGTTCGATTCTTCCTGCACTGGTCGGGCCGGCGGACACCGGTCGAGGCAACGATCGCCTTAGTATTCACAACCCTCGTCATCGCTATCATGATTGGCGGCGGCAGTTGGGTGATGTCCGACCTGCATCACCGAATGATGCCGTAA